The Pan paniscus chromosome 2, NHGRI_mPanPan1-v2.0_pri, whole genome shotgun sequence genome contains the following window.
GGAAGGGGGAAGATGGAACAGAGGGCAGGAAGtggagggggcagggtggggcagaAGGGAGTTTTGGTCACAGCTGTTCAGCCCAGGCTCTCCCCCTGCCTAGATGATGTCCTTGGCCAGCACCTGCCCGCAGAGCCATCTAGGAGCCAGGCAGCAGACACAGATCACAGAGCTCAAATCCACACCTAGTCTGCACCAAAGCCCAGGCAGGGCAAGGTGTAGGACTACAAGGCAAAAGGGGCTCTTGAGGGCCtgtgcccaccccacccctggcATTACCCACCAGCCAAAGAGGTGCAACCAAAGCCTCCTCAATCTCCAAATAAATTATGGAAATAAATTATAGTCTTCACAGTCCAGTGGATTTAGCCACCAATGGGTCTAGGGCTCAGGGTGGCAGAAGCCACCTGATTTCAGCCCTGTCTCACCGTCTTTGGGCTAAGGAACATCACGCAAAGACCGGAAAGTGGTCTGCCAAGCTCCAGAGGAGCCACATTTTCTCCTCTTCCAGGCTCACGTTGTGGAGATAGAAGAGCAAGCTGTGGGTGTGGGGGGCCGGGCAGCTGAAAGGGGAAGCCCCCTCCCCCGAGTCCTCTCTTCAgcacagaaaagttaaaacaaataaataaatccagagaATTGTTTGAAAACCAGGAGTGTGCACATGGCACCTGTGGGTGAGCCAGCCAGTGGGAGACTGTTACGCAGACTCTGGGGAGCCCCATAATTACAAGAAAGCAGCAACAGGTCTCTTGGGGCTGGGAAAAGGCATCCTGGTCCTCACACCGGCACAGGCTCCATTAGAGATGCCGGGACAGTGTCCTCAAACTGGCTGTCAATAAAGGGATCTAGGGCTTCGGCGGCTGGCTCGGAGAAGCCCATGAGGGACTCCAGGAAGCAACTGCTGGCATCCCCAGGTGGAGACAGGCCAGGCAGGGGGAAGTGAGGTGCCtcgatgttgtccaggctgtcaGACACCTTCTGTGATGTGTAGTGAGGCCCCAGACTATAATCTGGCAGAGCCTGGAGTAACTCAAAGGAGTCACAAGAAGACAAGCTGAGATCCACTGAGCTACTCCGGCCAGCATCCATGCTGGGTGGCACTGAGGTGCcaggaaggctgccttcccttgACCCTTCAAGGCCACCATTTAGGAAGCAGCTGGCATCCAGGTTGGCATTCTCATCCAGGATGCCTGATGTGAAGCTACAGCCAGAATAGCTGTGGGTCCAGCTGGCCAGGCCACCAGGGTCACTAGTACCAAAGATGTCAGCTGGATGGAAGCAGCTGAGGTTGTCCAGGTTCCCCAcactcccttcctcctcttcctcctcctccccaccgaAGTCAGAGTCACTGAAACTCAAGATGCGTGCCAGGCTGTCATCATCAACGCCAGGCTGGAAGCCAGGGCCAGGCAggcctgggtgggtggggcagtcAGGAGCCTCACTAGTGCCCGATGCTGATGAAGATGCTGTGGAAGAATCAGTCATGTCGCTGCTGCAGCTGTTGTCTCCCAGCTCATTGTTCATGGGGGGCGTGGCCAGTGGGAAAGTAGGGACCAGGGCCTCCTCACCAGGGCTGGGTGGGCTGCCCTGGGCAGGGGCCTCCAGCTCCCTAAAGCTCTCAGCCTCCTGTTCCAACTGCAGGCGGGTGAGTGTGTGGATGAAATGGGTCTGAACTCTTGCCTGATTAAATTCCACACGGCCCATGGGGTTCTCACAGCCCTCCCTGCAGCAGCCACAGGGGAATGCTGTGTGGTCCATCTGCAGAGAAAAGTAGAGGTACAAGTGAGGGTTCTGTGGAGTGCAAAGAAGTCCCCACGCTCAGGATCCCCATCCCAGTccagccatcacacctggcactTGATGCCTGCCAGGCTGCAGCTGCAGGTCTCAGGGTCGCAGATCCTATCGCAGTGACAGCCACAATCCTCCCGGGATTGGCGCAGTGCCTGCAGCTCCCGCTTCTCCTCCCGATCGATCCTTCGCACACCTGAAGCCCTCAGCAGAGCTCGACGTCGCCGGGCTGGGTAGGGCTGTAGGAAGCTCACTTCTTCCAACCGGCCACCTGCCACAGCGACTGCCAAGTCCTCCTCCACAGAGGCGTCATCAATGGCATCCACCACAGGTGGCAGCCCTGCCTCTGCCTTGGGTACCCCAGCTGCCGAAAGCTGCATCCACAGGAAAGAGGGATGTGAGAAGCACAGACATGGACATGGGCTTAGCCCTACTGTCACTAGACAAACCCTCCCCAAGTGCTTACCCCCCCACTACTCGTGCTTAATCTGCGATGGGCACTGTGTGTCAGTGAACAGGACAGCCAAGAAAACTGCCCTCagggcatttgaaaaaaaaaaaaaaagagatatcctACTCATGGCATTCCCTAGATCATGGACAGACTCCCTTTCCTAACCAGACAGATACGCACCCCCTCCAGTTCATATCAACTTCACATCCCCCTCTCCAAAAAGTTCAGATTCAGGTATCAtgcccccagcccctgcagcAAATAGACACGAGCCCTCCTCTGCGCCTCCTGTTGCAGACAACCCAGGCAACAGACTCCAATCAAGCCAATCACTAGGCCCACAGGCCTGTTTCCCCATAAACATAATGAGCAAGTCAGCACCCACCCCTGGTACGCCCACCCCTCAAGGTTAGGACTCCAGGAGCTGCCTCAGGAGGTGGGCCACGGAGAGGGCTCTCTCTACCTTCCACTGCAGCATCTCCAACTTCTCCTCTTTCAAGCGCTGGCGGAGCTTCTCGTGCCGTGCACGGGCTTGCTCCTGCGCAAACTCAGCCAAAGAGAAGCGACGGCAGGCACTGTGGCGAAGGGCCATACCCAGAGTACAGCCACCACGGCTGGGCACACTGGTGAAGCCCTGGCAGCGGGGGAAGTAGAAGACGGTGATCCCATCAAAGGCTACACGGCCTGGGCGCTCCCGGCGAGCCCGCTTCAGGATAGACAGGGCTAGAAAGCAGGCAAAGATGGGCTGGGGATTAGTTTTCAGTGAGGCACAACTTACCTCCAAAAAGATCATGCCAGACTGCCCTCCCGCCTCCCaccttttccctcctccctctctacccattttgaaaaaagaaatgtgaatttaGGAGCCTGTGTGGTTGGGACTGGAGTGGCTGAAACTGAATACCACACCCATGTCAGAACTGGCTTATTGTTATTTACCAGTCCAAATGACAGTATTCGTAAGATTAAACATCTTTCCTATGTTTATTAGCCATGTACAGGTCCTTTGTAcagttttctattgttttttattgatttgtaggattTCTATGTTTTGCAACAGGCTTAAAAAGGCTTTCCCTTTACAAGTTAATGTTTATTGATTAGTAAGCTATGTACTGGTATTTTCATTAGGTTGAACCATAGCAAATTACCATGTAATGGTCAAATATTGGAAATTCCATATATTTCAACTTACTATATTAATTTTGTACCCAGCTACCAGAGGGAATTCCCTTCTAAAAGGTTTTCTGTTTATACTGTTAGATTCCATGTgctaaaaattctttttatgtgTAATGCACAGATATATACCTACAGTCCATAAAAAGGTAAACAGCACATCTATTGTATTAAAATTTCATGGTGGGGGGTAATTAAGGAGAAAATGTCTAAATAGGCTTCCTGGGgaacaataatgaaaaataaggTCCAGAAACACTGCTCTAGGGCCATGTTCATCAGTCTGGAATCACAACTATACAAGCTTGAAAATAACCAGGAAAAACCCCTTTTCACTATGTTCAGGCAAAATGGACAGCATTTTGACAGGAGGGGGACCGGCTTGACAGGCCCCGTGGCAGAGAAGCATGGGGCGGGCGGGGAACTCCAGCAGTTCCATTTGTAGGACGGTAGGGTGCTCACTGGAGAAACGAAACTGGAACAGAAGGGAGGGGCCAGACCGGGAAGGCCCTGAGGGCACTCTGCAGAGCTGCATCCTGGATGTCATCACTCCCAAGGTCAAAGGTGAATTAGCTGGGCTCAGGTGCCCCTGGACAGTGGACACTGAGTGACCACTATATTATAGCTCATGAGAGCTACCGCCATGGGGACCTAACCACCAGAGGCCAAAGGCATTTGGTCAGGGACTTCTAAATTTCATCTTtcaggaaggcaggcaggtgaTGGAGTTCCCAGGGGAGGGAGTACTCACGGGTGAAACTTCTGGGGCCACAGAAGTCACGGTCAGGCAGGGGCATCTGATCCCAGGGGCCTTCCTCCTCTGAGTCCCAGGCACGGGAGACAGAAGAGCTTGGGGAGCAGGAGCGAGACTGGCACccggaggaagaggaagaggaggaggagaagaccGAGGAGTTGTCCTCATCCAGCTGGTCAAATTTCCTCTTCAACAGCCCAGTCATGGTGGTGCCGGACGTGCTCTGGGGTCTGGGGACAGACAGCCTGGAATAGGAATGAGAAGGCTCTAAGTGGCAGGCAGGCAGCAGCAGGTGGACTTCCAGCCAGGATCATCATCCCTCCCACTTACCCTCCAAGGCATCCCAGACCCTGGCCTCTGCCCTCCAGCCCTGCCTGTGGAGCTCTGTGTGGGGGAGGGCACAGTCTCCAGGAGGATCTCTGCACAAGACAcagcacctccctccctccaaacTAATGTGCAAATCCACGGCCTGATGCTTCAAACTCCCACCTCTGCCCAAAGCCTTCCCAGGCACCAGGCACCTTCCCCACTACCTCCTACAACACACacttacatacatacacaaaacacacacacacacacacacacacacacacatgcatccaCACCAGCAGGGGAAGGAGGCAGACAGACCAACAGATGGACTGACAGACCTCAGCCTGGTCTCACTCATTCCCCGACAGGAATCCTGGGGCTGACTCACAGGCTGGGTGATTCACACAGCTTGcatctgtgtgcctgtgtgtgtgtgtgtatgtgtgtgtgtgtacgcccTACAGCCCGCACAGCCCGCACGGCCCTGGTATGGTggctctgcttcctcctcctcctccagcacaCCCACACAGGCACGCCACTCTGCACACAGGCAGGGCTGCGGGCCCTTGCTCCAGGCTAGCCAGGCACTCTGGGGAACAGGCTGGCTTTGACGTTGGCCTCCATTCCTAGACGGAGTAGTTTCTGAGCCCTTCCCCTCCCGGTGTGGGAGCTTCTCAGACTTTCCCTTAGAAACCCCCGCTCCACTGACAAGAAGTCtcctgcctccaggcctgtgTGACCACAGCCACTAAGGCTGTCTCTTTAACATCTCATTTGATCCTAATGTCCAAAGTCTCTCCTGTCTGTGGCTTCGTGACATGGAGCACCCCACAACACAACACTGTCTCCCAAGTGAGAGTCTCAGCCCTCAGCAGAAGTATAACCAGAGACTCCCACAGCTGGCTGGCCTTATCCAAGCAGAAGAGACTTGGGGCTCATTCCCTGGAATGCTTCAGCAAATAAGGGTCCTTCCCAAGGTTTGGCAAGCCCCAGAGGACTCAATCCCAAAGGCTGAGTACAGCTACCTTGTGTCTGTTGCTCCAGCTGGGCCTTTGGGGAGGTCACcagggggaaagggaaaggaagttgAAGCTGAGGCCGAGGCCCCAGTGCTGGGGAACCCTTCCCCCACTGCCATCACAGGAAATGAGAGAGAACAGGAAAAACCAACCAGAAGGCTGTCTTGGTCTCCTCTACTCAGGTGTCCTTTCCAAACACTCCCTTGCCCTCTTCCCAGCCGCCTACGAAGTCCCCGAATCCTGTAGAGTTTGCTGTCAACCTTACTAACTGGATAATGTTTACCCCAGGGACAGCCTCCCCTAGGCAAGCGTGAGAGAAGCAAGAAAATCTCCCTCCCGGCCAATCCCCCACCCTGGGCCTGGGGGAAGAAGACTCACAGATGTTTCCGGGGGCTTCTCCGTGGGTAGTTTCTCAGGCTTGGCACCCCCCTCCCAGGGTCaaaccacaaacaaaaacaacccagcTCCCAGCTGACCAGCAGGTTCTCCCAGGAGGTGGGGGATTCATGACCCAGAGGCAGGCATactcacatgtacacacatgctcAGACCACACGGAAACACACATATGGACAAACAACACCCGCACATCCTGTCCCCATCGCATCCTGCCAAGAGACCCCATCCTTTTCCCAGTTCCAGATGCCATCTACAGGGCCCTGAATGCCTCCTTCACCACACATCCAGCCTGAGATCCCCCAGGACCCACTGCCCAGTTGTTATCTCCGCCCAACCATCCCCTAGAAACATAAAATTCTGCAGGCCCCAAATCGAACCCCTTGTGTCTGTTCCCCACCCCCCATGCCatctgttcctcttcctgtgttccCTATCTTAGTAACAGCCCCACCACCCACCCAGTCACTCAAGCCAGAAACCTGCAGTCATCCTcaactccttcctctctcttcctccatctATATCCAGGCACGCCATGCCTGGGAGTTCATGTAAATCCATTTAATCCACACAGAGCCAGGAACAGACCCAGGAGGTATCATGGAGGCCACGTGGCCGTGTTAAGAGCTTCGGCTCCAGAACCAGACTGCCTGCTTTTGAACTCTGGCTCCACTGTTACTTGGCTGGGTAATcctgggcaagttccttaacctctctgtgcctccaatTCTTTGTCTTAAGACCTCATAGGGTTGGGGGGTTTAGAAGAATCAACACATGTCACATGTTCTTAGATTAGTGATAAGTGCTCAGTGAATGTGTTATTccacactgttaaaaaaaaaaaaaaaatgagctccaGCTCCTGGATGCACACGACACAGATGCATCTCACAGacatcatgctgagtgaaagaaggcagacacGAAATACATGCAAATGTtcaaaaaaaagaggcagaactactctgtgatgatatAAGTCAGAGCAGTGGTTCCCCAGGGGAGGGAGAAGGACACCCTGGAGAGAGTCATGAGGGAAATTTTCTGGGGTGGGAGGTAGGAAGGGCTGGGGGACCTGTAAGAGTTCTATGTTGATCTGCATGGTGGTTAAATGAATGtctaaaattgtaaaaattcGTCTTATGGACACTTAAGATTTATATACTTACGCATTTTATTTAGGTTACTATCAATTTAAAAAGTTCACTAACCTTAACATGTCTCTGTCCCCACAGCGGCCACCCCATGTCCCTCTGCTCCtgccctctttccccagccattcTTGATCCTGCAGCCAGAATGACCTTCTTAAACCACACATTTACCTGCCACTCCCACGCCTAGAACCACTCTATAGCTCCCCTTGGGGCATTAGGATCAAGTCCAGAATTCAAGAAGCTGAAGCTGACCTGGCCACTGCTTCCCTCTCCCCACCTTGCTCTCTTTACTCCAGCTGAACTGGCAGTTCCCGTAATGGCCATGTCCCTGCTCACCTCCTGGCCTCTGCAAAGCTGGAACAACCCAGCCTTATTCCCTTTCAGAAAGTCATCTTTCAAGGGGCCTCCTGAATCCCCCactccttcctcctgcctttctgtgctcctgctatggactgaatatttgtatcctaccaaaattcttatgttgagactgaatccccagtgtgatggtatttggaggtgggcctTGGGGTAATCAGGAGATGAATGACACCTTATTAGCACCTTTATAAGAAGTGACACAAAAGAGATGGTCTCCCTCTCCAACATGTGAGCTCAGACCCAGCAAGAAGGTgtccatctgcaagccaagaaggcAGACTTCATCAGGCTGACtagagccttgatcttggacttcacaacCTCCCAAGGtgtgaaaaataaatcttttgttTAAGCAACCCAGTCTATGGACTTTCCATTATAGCAGCCCAAAGTAAAACAGCTCCCAAAAACCCTGGTATTTCCCTATCACAGACTTTATCTGATCAGACTGCAAGGGCCTCATTGCTCATCTGCCTCACACTGAGggcatttctctctggctgcccctgTGCCCATGTCTAGGACAGAGTCTGGCATAGAGAAGGCACCTGATAATACCAGAGGTAAGCAGACCAGCCCTGCATATCGGGTATAGACCCAACTGCACAGGCAATCTTACGCACATGAGGCTGCTGAGGGCGACTGGTCAGTGTGACCTTCTCCTGCTCCTGTCACAGTTAATTTAAGAGGGGCAGGAGGAGAGTCACATGTCTATCCCCCAGCTGTGCCAGAGGGTACAAGCAAGAATGGTGCTCAAAAAGGGTGGCTCTGGTGGCAGGAGAGGGAAGCTCAGGCTGCAGGCAGGTGCCAATGTAGGCAATCCCAGGAGGCTCCCTGGTCCCCCAAGAGGAAACAGATGGAGAGAGATGTCAGGAAAGCAGGCTCAGCCACGCACTGCAGCTCTGCCTAAGGGATCGCCACAGAAAGAGAACTTAAGGTGAGGAGGTTATGACCTCCAAGCCTACAGACAGggaaacagagacacagggaAGCTACGGTCATGCTGCAGGTTCTAGTGATGAACAATCCCCTCCAAATCTGCAGAGCGGGAATGAAATGAGAAATTACCTCCTCCCTGATACTCCTCTGGAGAGGCGGGAGAAGTGCCCCTGGTTCTCATGTTCCTCTGTTCCACCTCGGAATCCAGAGGctaagaggcagaggcaggagatgaAACAAAAAGACTGAGCCAGAGACAAGGAGAGGCCAAGAGGGAATGAAACATAGTGAGAATCTAAGAAAAGTGTCAGACAGTGAGtcagaggtggggggaggggcccTCAGCAGCTACCCAGGAATCAAGATCCTGACCATGGCAGTGTTCCCAGGGTGAGCACAGCCCCCTCCCTAGGGTCCTGGAGGAAGGAAAAGCAGTTCCCAGGAGCTGGCTCAGACAGAAATACCACACCGCCGAGGAACCCCAGAGACAGGCCCTGAATCTGAGAGCCAGGCTTCTTCTGGGATCTGAGCCCTGACAATCAGGCAGccctcctgccaccacacacaggcaCTGACAACCCCCCACTCAACTGGCCACAGTTATCCACACGCTCAGGTCACACTGTGCAAATCCAGGAAAGGCCACCTCACCCCTGGGCACCAAGCAACCAAAGGCTGTTTTTGAGAAGTGGGGGCGGGGCTTGAAAACGTCACAGCAACTCCTCTGTCCACCTCAGCAGTCCTACCAGTGCCCCAGGCCTCAACCCAAGCCAGTCTTAGGGAGGGGGCACCTTTAGCTGCCTCCATCCCCCTTCAGGAATCTGAAGAATGTGTCCTTTAACCTCAGAGCCCCAGGCCTTGGCCAGTCCCCCCAAAACACTTGGGGTCACATGACCCCTGTCCCTCAGGAACTTCCTGGGAGAAGGGGTGGGCACCTCCCAGCACCTCTAGCCCCCACTGAAAAACCAGCCTGGGTGGCCCTGAGAGGGCAGACCGAAAGCCTTGGCACCTCCTCCCCAACCATCCCTCTGAAGgagagctgggggaggggacGGCTCCTCGGCTTTGGCCTCCAGGACCTGGCACTGGATAGGTGCCAAATGTTTGCTGGCTACATGAGGCACTTGTTCCTGCAGAAGGGAAACTGCACCTGACAATGACTGCTTCCTCCACCTAAGTGgggccttcttccctctctcattcattcattcaacaaatacgcACTAAGCTCACatatgtgccaaacactgtggCAGGCACTCGCGCATACAGGGAGCAAGACTTATACAACTGCTGCCCTCTTGAAGCTCTGAATTGAGCAGGGAGGACAAATAGAGTGGGGTGCTGGGATGGAGGGTCTGAAGGGTGGGACAGGGTACGGCTGGGGTGAAGGTAGGTCTCTCCGAGCAAGGAATGTAGGCAGAGTTCCAGATAGGGGCTCCGCATGGGTAAGGAACAGGAGGGACCAGCACAGTGTGATCGGAGGAGGGGCAGCCCGCGAGGCTGAGCCTGGGCTCCAGGGCAGGCTTTACCTCGAGGGCACGGCAAGCCACAGAAGGCTTAAGTAGGGAGTGACAATgccagatttgcattttaaaaacgtGGCTCAGCACCGGGAGTGGAGGGGGTGTGACCGGTTGGAGGTGCTGCCAGGGCCAGGAGAGATGACAGGTCAAGGGCATAGGAGAAAGGCAGATACCAAGATGTGGAGAAGGAAGAGGGCAGGGCTGTCAAGGATTTGGGTCGGGGGAGGTGATGAGCTACTCTCCAAAAGGCTTGAGACTTCTGGGTGGAGGTGCTGGGTGGGCAGCAGGAGACGGGGAGGAACCCTCTGGTGTCAGGAGTGTGGGCTACGGCTGTGTGTGATTGTGCCGGGAGCGGGAGTGACTAAGTGTGTGACTATGGCTGTGGTGTGGGCATCTCCACAGTGCGTGCCTGTGAATGGGCCCCGGGGAGGAGAAactgaggaaggggaggaagtaCGTGCTGCGGAAGGAGGAGAAGTGCGTGGGAGAGAGTCTACGTGTGCCTGCGGGTGGCCGGTGTAGCTGAGCCCGTGACTCACAGCAGTGGCCTCTGAGAGTGACGGCGACTGACAAACAGGTGAGCCTACGACACAATCCCTCCCTCCCGGGGTCCGTGACTCACCGCGCCTCCCTCTACGCTCATCCCTCCACTCCCTCCCTGACCCCCGCCGGCCGGGGGCGCCCGGCACACGCCGCAGCTCCCGCAGCCTCCCCGAGGGGGGAGCCCGAGGAGGAAGGCGAAAAATGTCACCTGCTCCGGCCACGCGAGGAACTTCTGAAAAGTTCTCAGGCAACTGGGTCAAAAGGAAACTCACCCGCGGACGCACGCCCCCGTCGCCTCGCCGCTCGCGCGCAAGCCCGGCTCTGTCCCCACTCGCGCCGAGCTCGGGGAGCCGTGACTTCTCTCGGGGTTACCGCGGCGGGCGGGGGAGGGGAGCAGAAAACCTGCGACTCCCGCCGGCCGGGCCCCCGGCCCCCGACTCCGGCCGCGGCACGCCGTCAGAGCCGGGCAGCTCCAGCCCCCGCGCCCGCTCAGGGTGCCGGGGAGTGAACGGCAGGAGGCAGGAGCGGCAGTGCCACTCGCGCTGAATGCCCCCTCCCCAGAGTCCCGTCCTGCCGGGCCCGAGGCCCCTCGGCGCTCACCTGCAATCCGGACGCTCGCGGAGGACAACGACGCGACCCGCGTCCCGGCCGGGGACGCCCCCTGCGCCGCGACTCTGTGCGCTCGGCCCGGCAGCCGTCGGTCCAGCCGCCCCTCGCTCTGCGCGtccggcagcggcggcggcggcgggagacTGGCTGCGCCCAGCCCCGCCCGCCGCTCCGCCCTCCTCGTCAGTGGAAAACTCCGGGGCTCACTGCGCTGACGCACGCCGGGCCTCCAGCCAGGCCGCCCGGCAGCCCCGCCCCGGAGGCGCCGCCTCCTCCCCCGCCTGGAGCCTGGCGCAGCGGCCTGGGGGCCTCCCTGCGGACTCTGACCCGGCGACTGCGCCTCCGCCGCTCTCCGCCCCCAGCCCTCTCCCGCCAGCGCCCTCCCCGCCCCGCTTCCAGCACGGTCCCTAAAGGCGCGGACGACTCAAGCCGGCAGAGCCGAGCGAAGAGATCCCCACCTCGCCCCACCgccccagtttacagatgggtAGACCGAGGCCGGGAGCACCTCGTAACTCCGCAAGGCCACGGGCTAGACAGTGGCAGAGCCGACGTCTCCTGTAcgctctccacccccacccctctaGAGGGAGTTTATTTTATTCCAATCTAAAAGTTCCCCCCTCCGCCCCCAACCTACCACCCACCCCCAGATCCGCCGGAAAAGTAAACTGTGGCTGGAGAGGAATCTGGGGTGTGTGAAGAGCGGGGAGGCAGGGAGCGGGAAGGATGGATGTAATCAGTGGGCCTGAACTTCATTCCTGCCCACGGGCCAAGAGACCCTTCCCTGCAGAAGTTCCAAACTAGGGGTTCTTAGAACTAGcttccccactcccacctcaaccttcccttaaaaaaataaaaaggctggtTTCTTCCGGGCCAGATCTTGGCCACTTAAAATGGCCCACTGCCTTCTCTGCTCCCGCCAAGGCCTTTCCTGACTCGGGGCCAACCCTCCCGGTACGACATGCCCCGGCAACCAAGTCCTGGCCTGGGAGCCCACCCTCAGCCCCACTTCCCAACCGCAGGTACGAGTCTACTCATCACCTCGAGCGTTTCCACCCTCACGCTTTTACTGCAGCCGGTCTTCTCGACTGGAATGCTCTCCTGCCCTCTCTCTGCTTACCAGAATCCCAATGCCTTTAAGGGCTCAGCTTGCACTGCCTCCTCCAGGGAGCCTTCGTGGGAGCCTGACCCTCCCCCTCCCAGTCCTGCTCCCGCTGCATTCTGGGTTCTTCTGACTGTCCTAGATGAATGCTGTCAGCCACTAGCCCAGCCCTCAGGATTCCATTCTACCTTCCtccaggttgggggtgggggtgacctCCTGGCCTGCTTGGATGGCATCTGCGGTGGAGTTGATGGTGAGAGCCCCTCTTCAGCCACAGATGTGCATGTAGAATGGCAGGGGTCTGCTCCACTTTACCTTTCCTGCAAGAACAATAGGAGGAAAGCAGGTTGGGGGAAGATAAAGGCCCTGTCCTTCCGCATGCATTGAGTGTGTACCTGGGGGCCTGCAGGCGGAGGTGTCTGGGCAGCTGGAGCCAAGCTTCCAGTGGCTTCCCAGTACCCTCCTGATGAAGTCTCAACTCCTTGGGGCCTACAAAGCTGGAATAATCTGGCCCTTTCTCACTTTTGCAGTCTCACCTCTCTCTTCATACCCTCATTTACCACTCCCTTCCCCCCCCTTCAATGCTATTAATGTGTGTACGTGTCATTTTGTTGgtttatgtgcttttttttttttttttccgagatggagtctcactcggttgcccaggcaggagtgcagtggctcaatctcggttcactgcaacctccgcctcctgggttcaagcgattctcctgcctcagcctcccgagtagctgggattacaggcatgcgccaccacgtctggctagttttttttgtatttttagtaggtatggggtttctccacgttggccaggctggtctcgaactcttgacctcagatgatccacccgccttggcctcccaaagtgctggaattacaggtgtgagccaccgcgcctggccagttcaTGTGCTTTTAACGTTAGTCCTTctatatttggttttattttatacatgaggTATGATTCTGTCGCAGCCTCACCTGTACACTTCCACCTCATACCCCTGATGACTGCTCTCCAGCTCTGTTGGCCAGTTGTCAGTTCTCAGAGTATGTCCTGTTTTAAACTTTCAAGGATGCTGATCCCACCTTGCACCTGCCTTGCACCCACTTAGTTGTGTGGTTTCCTTGTGCATTTCCTTGTGCTTTGTCTGTGAGCAGTGGGAGGGCAGGAGCAATGTTGGACTTGATCACTGCTCTATCTCCAGTGCTTGATAAGAACTTGTTGAATAAACTAAACATGACTAGTAAATGGGTAAAGTTGCTAGGGCTCAAGGAGAGGGCAGGGCTGGAGGTGGCAGTGGATGGATTTTTAACACACAGCTAGCACACTGAAGCTATAGTGTAGCTGAGAATGCACAGGAAGGAGCTTA
Protein-coding sequences here:
- the CSRNP1 gene encoding cysteine/serine-rich nuclear protein 1 gives rise to the protein MTGLLKRKFDQLDEDNSSVFSSSSSSSSGCQSRSCSPSSSVSRAWDSEEEGPWDQMPLPDRDFCGPRSFTPLSILKRARRERPGRVAFDGITVFYFPRCQGFTSVPSRGGCTLGMALRHSACRRFSLAEFAQEQARARHEKLRQRLKEEKLEMLQWKLSAAGVPKAEAGLPPVVDAIDDASVEEDLAVAVAGGRLEEVSFLQPYPARRRRALLRASGVRRIDREEKRELQALRQSREDCGCHCDRICDPETCSCSLAGIKCQMDHTAFPCGCCREGCENPMGRVEFNQARVQTHFIHTLTRLQLEQEAESFRELEAPAQGSPPSPGEEALVPTFPLATPPMNNELGDNSCSSDMTDSSTASSSASGTSEAPDCPTHPGLPGPGFQPGVDDDSLARILSFSDSDFGGEEEEEEEGSVGNLDNLSCFHPADIFGTSDPGGLASWTHSYSGCSFTSGILDENANLDASCFLNGGLEGSREGSLPGTSVPPSMDAGRSSSVDLSLSSCDSFELLQALPDYSLGPHYTSQKVSDSLDNIEAPHFPLPGLSPPGDASSCFLESLMGFSEPAAEALDPFIDSQFEDTVPASLMEPVPV